One genomic segment of Rhizobium gallicum bv. gallicum R602sp includes these proteins:
- a CDS encoding endonuclease/exonuclease/phosphatase family protein, with the protein MSTFSPVPPQSTGGELKILTYNVHSCIGTDRRIEPARIADVIAQTGADIIALQELDVGRKRTGGIDQAHAIASLLKMQAHFHPALHVEEEQYGDAILTAMPTRLMKAGPLPSVGEMRGAIWVQIEMAGIHLNLLNTHLGLRGIDRMRQVTTLLGREWIGSQKFQAAPAIICGDLNAVPSSPAYKMLARHFRDTQLLAARRPRPTYPSRLPILRIDHIFVSDGIGVTSATVAATPLVRRASDHLPLLATILPGAAITRREISF; encoded by the coding sequence ATGAGCACATTCTCCCCCGTTCCGCCGCAATCAACCGGCGGCGAGCTGAAAATCCTGACCTACAATGTGCATAGCTGCATCGGCACCGACCGGCGGATCGAACCAGCGCGCATCGCCGATGTGATCGCGCAAACCGGCGCGGACATCATCGCGCTGCAGGAACTTGATGTCGGCCGCAAGCGCACGGGCGGAATCGACCAGGCACATGCGATCGCATCGCTCTTGAAGATGCAGGCCCACTTTCATCCGGCGCTGCATGTCGAGGAGGAGCAGTACGGCGATGCCATCCTGACGGCCATGCCGACCCGGTTGATGAAAGCCGGGCCGTTACCCTCCGTAGGCGAGATGCGCGGGGCGATATGGGTGCAGATCGAAATGGCGGGAATTCATCTGAATTTGCTGAATACGCATCTTGGCCTGCGCGGCATCGATCGGATGCGGCAGGTGACGACGCTGCTCGGCAGGGAATGGATTGGAAGCCAGAAATTCCAGGCGGCTCCGGCGATCATCTGCGGCGATCTCAATGCTGTCCCGTCATCGCCGGCTTACAAAATGCTGGCGCGGCATTTCCGCGATACGCAGCTGCTCGCCGCGCGGCGTCCCCGCCCGACCTATCCCTCCCGGCTGCCGATCCTGCGGATCGACCATATTTTCGTGTCGGACGGGATTGGCGTGACATCTGCGACGGTTGCCGCGACACCGCTCGTGCGCCGGGCCTCGGATCACCTGCCGCTGCTGGCTACCATATTGCCGGGTGCGGCAATCACGCGAAGGGAAATCTCGTTCTAA
- a CDS encoding ABC transporter substrate-binding protein, with product MRKFLGSAAVAAVMMAGTATYAADVKEVQMLHWWTSGGEAAALNVLKEDLSKEGFAWKDVPVAGGGGDAAMTALKAMVAAGTYPTASQMLGYTVLDYAQAGVMGDLTETATKEGWDKSVPAALQKFSVYDGKWVAAPVNVHSVNWLWINKAVMEKIGGTEPKTFDDLIALLEKAKAAGVIPLALGGQNWQEATMFDSIVLSTGGPEFYKKAFNDLDEESLKSDTMKKSFDNLAKIKEYVDPNFSGRDWNLATAMVIKGDALVQVMGDWAKGEFVAAKKTPDTDFLCYRFPGTDGSVIYNSDMFGMFNVPDDRKAAQVALATATLSKSFQSAFNVVKGSVPARTDVPDTDFDACGKKGIADLKAANEGGTLFGSLAQGYGAPPAVANAYKDVVSKFVHGQIKTSDQAVEELVKAIDDAK from the coding sequence ATGCGCAAGTTTTTGGGCTCGGCAGCCGTTGCTGCCGTGATGATGGCAGGTACTGCGACATACGCGGCCGACGTGAAGGAAGTCCAGATGCTGCACTGGTGGACGTCCGGCGGTGAAGCGGCGGCGCTCAACGTGCTGAAGGAGGACCTCTCCAAGGAAGGCTTTGCTTGGAAGGACGTGCCGGTGGCCGGCGGTGGCGGCGATGCTGCCATGACCGCGCTCAAGGCGATGGTTGCGGCGGGTACCTATCCGACCGCCTCGCAGATGCTCGGCTATACGGTGCTTGACTACGCGCAGGCAGGTGTCATGGGCGATCTCACCGAGACCGCGACGAAGGAAGGATGGGACAAGTCTGTTCCCGCGGCTCTTCAGAAGTTCTCCGTCTATGACGGCAAATGGGTTGCTGCTCCGGTCAACGTGCACTCGGTCAACTGGCTTTGGATCAACAAGGCCGTCATGGAAAAGATCGGCGGCACGGAGCCCAAGACCTTCGACGACCTGATCGCACTGCTTGAAAAGGCCAAGGCTGCAGGCGTCATTCCGCTGGCGCTTGGTGGTCAGAACTGGCAGGAAGCGACGATGTTCGATTCGATCGTGCTCTCCACTGGCGGGCCGGAATTCTACAAGAAGGCCTTCAACGACCTCGACGAAGAGTCGTTGAAATCAGACACGATGAAGAAGTCCTTCGACAACCTTGCCAAGATCAAGGAATATGTCGACCCGAACTTCTCCGGCCGTGACTGGAACCTGGCGACCGCCATGGTAATCAAGGGCGATGCACTTGTTCAGGTCATGGGCGATTGGGCCAAGGGCGAATTCGTGGCGGCGAAGAAGACGCCGGATACCGATTTCCTTTGCTACCGCTTCCCGGGCACGGACGGCAGCGTGATCTACAACTCCGACATGTTCGGCATGTTCAATGTGCCGGACGACCGCAAGGCCGCGCAGGTCGCGCTTGCCACAGCCACGCTCTCCAAGAGCTTCCAGTCGGCCTTCAACGTCGTCAAGGGCTCGGTGCCTGCGCGCACCGACGTTCCCGATACCGACTTCGATGCTTGCGGCAAGAAGGGTATTGCCGACCTTAAGGCCGCCAATGAAGGCGGCACGCTGTTCGGCTCGCTGGCCCAGGGCTATGGCGCTCCTCCAGCGGTTGCCAATGCTTACAAGGACGTCGTGTCCAAGTTCGTTCATGGACAGATCAAGACCTCTGACCAGGCCGTGGAAGAGCTCGTCAAGGCAATCGACGACGCCAAGTAA
- a CDS encoding phospholipase D-like domain-containing protein: MTDFRAVSDSRKTTKAIDYITTVARRRRDALSVIPGGIIRNGRNVWRAGKADKAAFLVDGASYFAALDEVLRQARHSIWIIGWDFNPDIRLRPHQSSETLGELLMALADENPWLQIRILIWGMGPVYSGKSLKLFKENGFSTHPQISLRFDLRHPVRGCHHQKLVSIDDSIGFLGGLDLTARRWDEPDHRADNPLRRAPDGVPYDPVHDIQSMVSGSAARLIGDVCRRRWKQATGKLVEVAPPGGVSWPHALPPELENVTAAIALTEPGWIGKRGRFEAFRLTRDAINAARKYIYIETQYLASFGVARVIAKRLKEADGPEIAVLVTKSSHGLIEKLAMGHNRDRLIRRLKRIDRYDRLRVMYPVVPDGKGGEQEVVIHSKLIIVDDRLIRIGSSNLNNRSEGLDTECDLAIEAESAAHRRAIMSFRHRLIAEHLDATSEAVKEMETAKRSLLNAMEALNIRKRGLRHFAIDIARGEISPMIGTAFVDPRRPYRPLQKLRLRMSRLLRAIFRR, translated from the coding sequence ATGACCGATTTTCGAGCCGTATCCGACAGCCGCAAGACAACAAAAGCAATTGATTATATCACGACGGTCGCGCGTCGGCGCCGCGACGCTCTTTCGGTCATTCCGGGCGGCATTATCCGCAACGGGCGAAACGTCTGGCGAGCTGGCAAAGCGGACAAGGCGGCTTTTCTGGTTGACGGCGCTTCTTATTTCGCAGCGCTTGATGAGGTTCTGCGACAGGCAAGACATTCCATCTGGATCATCGGCTGGGATTTCAATCCCGATATCCGACTGAGGCCACATCAAAGCTCGGAAACGCTCGGCGAACTTCTAATGGCGCTTGCCGATGAAAATCCATGGCTGCAGATCCGGATACTGATCTGGGGCATGGGACCTGTCTATTCCGGCAAATCCTTGAAGCTTTTCAAGGAAAACGGCTTCTCCACACATCCGCAGATCAGCCTGCGTTTCGATCTGCGCCATCCTGTGCGTGGCTGCCACCATCAGAAACTGGTTTCGATCGATGACAGCATCGGTTTCCTCGGCGGTCTAGATTTGACCGCCCGGCGCTGGGATGAGCCTGATCATCGGGCCGACAATCCGCTTAGAAGGGCTCCGGACGGTGTGCCATACGATCCGGTGCATGACATACAGTCGATGGTCTCAGGCAGCGCTGCGCGGCTGATCGGCGACGTGTGCCGCCGGCGGTGGAAGCAGGCGACCGGCAAGCTGGTCGAAGTAGCGCCGCCGGGCGGCGTGTCATGGCCGCATGCGCTCCCGCCGGAATTGGAGAATGTGACGGCGGCGATTGCACTCACCGAGCCAGGATGGATCGGCAAGCGCGGGCGGTTTGAAGCCTTTCGGCTGACGCGCGATGCCATAAATGCGGCAAGGAAATACATCTATATCGAAACCCAGTATCTTGCCTCCTTCGGCGTGGCGCGGGTCATCGCGAAACGCCTCAAGGAGGCAGATGGCCCGGAGATTGCTGTTCTGGTTACGAAGAGCTCGCACGGACTGATCGAAAAGCTCGCAATGGGGCATAACCGCGACCGGCTGATCCGCAGGCTGAAGCGCATCGATCGCTATGACCGGCTGCGCGTGATGTATCCGGTGGTCCCGGACGGGAAGGGGGGCGAGCAGGAGGTTGTTATCCATTCGAAGCTAATCATCGTCGACGACCGTTTAATTCGCATCGGCTCTTCGAATCTCAACAATCGTTCGGAGGGGCTCGATACGGAGTGCGACCTGGCGATCGAGGCGGAAAGTGCTGCTCACCGGCGGGCGATAATGTCGTTTCGCCACCGGCTGATTGCCGAGCATCTCGATGCGACGAGCGAAGCTGTCAAAGAAATGGAGACGGCGAAGCGGTCCTTGCTCAATGCCATGGAGGCTCTGAACATCCGCAAGCGCGGCCTTCGCCACTTTGCGATCGATATTGCGAGAGGCGAGATATCGCCGATGATCGGAACTGCTTTCGTGGACCCCCGGCGACCTTACCGGCCGCTACAGAAGCTGCGTCTGCGCATGAGCCGACTGTTGAGAGCGATCTTCCGACGGTAG
- a CDS encoding TIM barrel protein has product MRQYSACVEWLFAEPGDRFEDRIYRARKAGLPAIEFWRWTDKDLGAISAALKQTGLAVSSIVAEPMIPLTDATNKQMWLEGLAASVKVAQRLAAPILIAQAGDYLPGRSRQEQRLALTAALRAGADILKGTGVRLGVEPLNTRIDHIGYFLESTREGLDIADEIDRPEIGIVYDIYHSAVMDERTEDVIGERISRVFHVHVADHPGRNEPGSGSIDLAHRLNWLFDKGYAGSVGLEYRPLTQGVMAVRNAIGVL; this is encoded by the coding sequence ATGCGCCAGTACTCAGCCTGCGTCGAATGGCTGTTCGCCGAACCCGGTGACCGTTTCGAAGACCGCATCTACCGCGCCAGGAAGGCCGGTTTGCCGGCAATCGAGTTCTGGCGTTGGACGGACAAGGATCTCGGCGCGATTTCCGCTGCCCTCAAGCAGACCGGCCTCGCCGTGTCCAGCATCGTGGCAGAGCCGATGATCCCGTTGACAGATGCCACCAACAAGCAAATGTGGCTGGAGGGACTGGCCGCGTCGGTAAAGGTCGCCCAGAGGCTCGCCGCTCCTATCCTCATTGCACAGGCAGGTGACTATCTCCCCGGCCGCTCGCGGCAGGAGCAGCGCCTTGCGCTGACGGCTGCGCTGCGCGCCGGCGCCGATATCCTGAAGGGCACGGGCGTGCGCCTCGGCGTCGAGCCACTGAACACCCGCATCGACCATATCGGTTATTTTCTGGAATCCACCCGCGAAGGACTCGACATCGCTGACGAGATCGATCGCCCCGAAATCGGGATCGTCTACGATATCTACCATTCGGCGGTGATGGATGAACGAACGGAAGATGTGATCGGCGAGCGGATTTCGCGCGTGTTTCATGTCCACGTCGCAGACCACCCGGGTCGCAACGAACCCGGCTCCGGCAGCATCGATCTGGCGCACCGCCTCAACTGGCTGTTTGACAAAGGATACGCAGGAAGCGTCGGACTGGAGTACCGCCCGCTTACGCAAGGCGTTATGGCGGTCAGAAATGCGATTGGCGTGCTTTGA
- a CDS encoding carbohydrate ABC transporter permease, producing MEKTWNNKAWFLVLPVLLLVAFSAAIPLMTVVNYSVQDTFGNNEFFWAGTDWFDDILHSDRFWEALQRNLLFSFIILALEIPLGIFIALNMPKKGIGVPVCLVLMALPLLIPWNVVGTIWQVFGRVDIGLLGHSLEAMGLDYNYVRDPIDAWITIIIMDVWHWTSLVVLLCYAGLVSIPEAYYQAAKIDGASRWSVFRYIQLPKMKRVLLIAVLLRFMDSFMIYTEPFVVTGGGPGNSTTFLSIDLVKMAVGQFDLGPAAAMSIVYFLIILLLSWIFYTVMTSSDANS from the coding sequence ATGGAAAAGACCTGGAACAACAAGGCCTGGTTTCTCGTCCTGCCGGTATTGCTGCTCGTCGCGTTTTCGGCGGCCATTCCGCTGATGACGGTCGTGAACTATTCAGTTCAGGACACCTTCGGCAACAACGAGTTCTTTTGGGCCGGCACCGACTGGTTCGACGACATCCTGCATTCCGACCGCTTCTGGGAAGCCCTGCAGCGAAACCTGCTATTTTCCTTCATCATCCTGGCGCTTGAAATCCCGCTTGGCATCTTCATCGCGCTCAACATGCCCAAAAAGGGCATTGGCGTGCCTGTCTGCCTCGTGCTGATGGCGCTACCCCTCCTCATCCCGTGGAATGTGGTCGGCACGATCTGGCAGGTCTTCGGCCGTGTCGATATCGGCTTGCTCGGCCACAGCCTGGAAGCGATGGGGCTTGACTACAACTATGTCCGCGACCCTATTGATGCGTGGATCACGATCATCATCATGGATGTCTGGCATTGGACGAGCCTTGTCGTGCTGCTCTGCTATGCCGGTCTCGTTTCGATCCCCGAGGCGTACTATCAAGCTGCGAAGATAGACGGCGCTTCGCGCTGGTCCGTCTTCCGCTATATCCAGTTGCCGAAGATGAAGCGCGTGCTGCTGATTGCGGTGCTCCTGCGCTTCATGGACAGCTTCATGATCTATACAGAACCCTTCGTTGTCACCGGTGGTGGACCGGGCAATTCCACGACATTTCTTTCCATCGATCTCGTGAAGATGGCGGTCGGCCAGTTCGACCTCGGGCCTGCAGCCGCCATGTCGATTGTCTACTTCCTCATCATCCTGCTGCTCTCGTGGATATTCTACACGGTCATGACCAGCAGCGACGCGAATTCATGA
- a CDS encoding ABC transporter substrate-binding protein: MRRHLLATTAGILLAMAGSAYAGMDEAKAFLDKEVGDLSTISRADQEKEMQWFVDAAKPFAGMDIKVVSETITTHEYESKVLAPAFTAITGIKIAHDLIGEGDVVEKLQTQMQSGENIYDAYINDSDLIGTHWRYQQARSLTDFMANEGKDVTNPNLDIDDFIGKSFTTAPDGKLYQLPDQQFANLYWFRYDWFNDEKNKADFKAKYGYDLGVPVNWSAYEDIAEFFTGREVGGKKVYGHMDYGKKDPSLGWRFTDAWLSMAGNGDKGIPNGKPVDEWGIKVDENSRPVGSCVARGGDTNGPAAVYSIQKYLDWMKAYAPAAAQGMTFSESGPVPSQGEIAQQMFTYTAFTADFVKQGLPVVNEDGTPKWRFAPSPHGVYWKDGMKLGYQDAGSWTLMKSTPDDRAKAAWLYAQFVTSKTVDVKKSHVGLTFIRESTIRDKSFTERAPKLGGLVEFYRSPARVQWSPTGTNVPDYPKLAQLWWQAIGDASSGAKTPQEAMDSLCAEQEKVLQRLERAGVQGDVGPKLAEEQDLEYWNKDAVAKGNLAPQLKVENEKEKPVTVNYDELVKSWQSN, translated from the coding sequence ATGCGACGGCATTTACTAGCGACAACAGCAGGCATCTTGCTGGCCATGGCGGGTTCCGCCTATGCCGGCATGGATGAGGCGAAAGCCTTTCTGGACAAGGAAGTCGGCGATCTCTCGACGATTTCCCGTGCGGACCAGGAAAAGGAAATGCAGTGGTTCGTCGATGCGGCAAAGCCTTTCGCCGGCATGGACATCAAGGTTGTCTCCGAAACGATCACAACGCACGAATATGAATCGAAGGTGCTGGCACCAGCCTTTACCGCCATCACCGGCATCAAGATCGCCCACGACCTGATCGGCGAAGGCGACGTCGTTGAAAAACTGCAGACGCAGATGCAGTCAGGCGAAAACATCTACGACGCCTACATCAACGACTCGGACCTCATCGGTACGCACTGGCGCTATCAGCAGGCACGCAGTCTGACAGACTTCATGGCGAACGAGGGAAAGGACGTCACCAATCCGAACCTCGACATCGACGACTTCATCGGCAAGTCCTTCACGACGGCGCCGGACGGCAAGCTCTATCAGCTGCCCGACCAGCAGTTCGCGAACCTCTACTGGTTCCGCTACGACTGGTTCAACGACGAGAAGAACAAGGCAGACTTCAAGGCGAAGTACGGCTACGACCTCGGCGTGCCGGTCAACTGGTCGGCCTATGAAGACATCGCTGAATTCTTCACCGGACGTGAGGTCGGTGGTAAGAAGGTCTATGGCCACATGGACTACGGCAAGAAGGATCCGTCGCTCGGCTGGCGCTTCACCGACGCCTGGCTCTCCATGGCCGGCAACGGCGACAAGGGCATTCCGAATGGCAAGCCGGTTGACGAATGGGGCATCAAGGTAGACGAAAACTCGCGTCCAGTCGGCTCTTGCGTCGCACGCGGCGGCGACACCAACGGTCCTGCAGCCGTCTATTCGATCCAGAAGTATCTGGATTGGATGAAGGCCTACGCTCCGGCGGCAGCCCAGGGCATGACCTTCTCCGAATCTGGCCCGGTTCCGTCGCAGGGTGAGATCGCTCAGCAGATGTTTACGTACACGGCCTTCACCGCCGATTTCGTGAAGCAGGGCCTGCCGGTCGTGAACGAGGACGGTACGCCGAAGTGGCGCTTCGCCCCGTCGCCGCACGGCGTCTACTGGAAGGACGGCATGAAGCTCGGGTACCAGGATGCCGGCTCCTGGACGCTGATGAAGTCGACCCCGGACGATCGTGCCAAAGCCGCCTGGCTCTATGCTCAGTTCGTCACATCGAAGACGGTCGACGTGAAGAAGAGCCACGTCGGGCTGACGTTCATTCGCGAGTCCACCATTCGTGACAAGAGCTTCACCGAACGCGCTCCGAAGCTCGGCGGTCTGGTCGAGTTCTATCGCTCGCCCGCCCGCGTGCAGTGGTCGCCGACCGGCACCAACGTGCCGGACTATCCGAAGCTCGCACAACTCTGGTGGCAGGCGATCGGCGATGCTTCTTCGGGCGCGAAGACCCCCCAGGAAGCCATGGATTCGCTTTGCGCCGAGCAGGAAAAGGTACTGCAGCGCCTGGAACGCGCCGGCGTTCAGGGCGATGTCGGCCCGAAGCTCGCCGAAGAGCAGGATCTCGAATACTGGAACAAGGATGCCGTCGCAAAGGGCAACCTCGCTCCGCAATTGAAGGTCGAGAACGAGAAAGAAAAGCCGGTAACGGTCAATTACGACGAACTGGTCAAGAGCTGGCAGTCGAACTGA
- a CDS encoding carbohydrate ABC transporter permease, whose product METTMKYKPAGNFSWVVSTIYIVFLLLPIYWLINMSFKENAEITGAFSLWPQNPTLRNYRVIFTDPSWYNGYINSIIYVVMNTVISVLAALPAAYAFSRYRFLGDKHLFFWLLTNRMAPPAVFALPFFQLYSAFGLIDTHVAVALAHCLFNVPLAVWILEGFMSGVPKEIDETAYIDGYSFPRFFLKIFMPLIASGIGVAAFFCFMFSWVELLLARTLTTTAAKPISAIMTRTVSAAGMDWGVLAAAGVLTIVPGALVIYFVRNYIAKGFALGRV is encoded by the coding sequence ATGGAAACCACGATGAAATACAAACCCGCCGGCAACTTCTCCTGGGTCGTCTCGACGATCTATATCGTCTTTCTGCTGCTGCCGATCTATTGGCTCATCAATATGAGCTTCAAGGAGAATGCCGAGATCACCGGCGCCTTCTCGCTCTGGCCGCAGAACCCGACACTCAGGAACTACAGGGTGATCTTTACCGATCCATCCTGGTACAATGGCTATATCAATTCCATCATCTACGTCGTGATGAACACGGTGATCTCGGTGCTTGCAGCGCTGCCGGCGGCCTACGCCTTCTCGCGCTACCGGTTTCTCGGCGACAAACACCTGTTCTTCTGGCTGCTGACGAACAGGATGGCACCGCCGGCCGTCTTCGCGCTTCCTTTCTTCCAGCTCTATTCGGCGTTCGGCCTCATCGACACCCATGTTGCCGTTGCTCTGGCGCATTGCCTTTTCAACGTGCCGCTGGCAGTGTGGATCCTGGAAGGCTTCATGTCGGGTGTGCCGAAGGAAATCGACGAGACTGCGTATATCGACGGCTATTCGTTCCCGCGCTTCTTCTTGAAGATCTTCATGCCGCTGATCGCAAGCGGGATCGGCGTCGCAGCCTTCTTCTGTTTCATGTTTTCGTGGGTCGAACTGCTGCTTGCCCGCACGCTGACGACCACGGCTGCAAAGCCGATCTCGGCGATCATGACACGCACCGTTTCGGCGGCCGGCATGGATTGGGGCGTGCTGGCTGCTGCCGGCGTGCTGACGATCGTGCCGGGCGCGCTGGTCATTTATTTCGTCAGGAACTACATCGCCAAGGGCTTTGCTCTTGGGCGCGTTTGA
- a CDS encoding putative bifunctional lysylphosphatidylglycerol flippase/synthetase, giving the protein MSIKRVLINLALVFCLMLAAFLLYRVFSRYTLSDVLESIGMIPGGRIVGGLCFAAASYLCLTGFDWLALRYAGRPLSYPKAAIASFTSLSIGHNLGFAALSSGAVRYRFYSRWGLNAEEVAKVILFCGVTVGIGLSALAGIALLINPQDAASLLKLGPASLFALGCACLSLPLVYVTLSAIVRAPLHVWKWSFEMPRLKLALGQVIIGTVNFIFVAACLHQMLAVQGQASYVQTATAYVLANIAVLVTHVPGGLGVIEATVGYVLPGAASIGALVAFRVIYFLIPLLIGLPVFAISEVVIPKPKQLPSEDRSQQSAHAQTQLL; this is encoded by the coding sequence ATGTCCATCAAACGCGTGCTTATCAATCTGGCTCTCGTCTTCTGCCTGATGCTTGCGGCCTTTCTTCTCTACAGGGTCTTCAGCCGTTACACCTTGAGCGACGTCTTGGAATCGATCGGCATGATACCGGGAGGCCGCATTGTCGGGGGCCTCTGCTTTGCGGCGGCCTCCTACCTCTGCCTGACCGGTTTCGACTGGCTGGCGCTGCGCTACGCCGGCAGACCGCTGAGCTATCCGAAGGCCGCCATTGCCTCGTTCACCAGCCTCTCGATCGGCCATAATCTTGGCTTTGCAGCGCTGAGCAGTGGCGCTGTGCGCTACCGCTTCTATTCTCGCTGGGGCTTGAATGCCGAAGAAGTTGCAAAGGTCATCCTGTTTTGCGGCGTGACCGTGGGCATCGGCCTTTCGGCCCTTGCAGGCATCGCCCTGCTCATCAATCCGCAGGATGCCGCAAGTCTTCTGAAACTCGGCCCGGCCAGTCTGTTCGCCCTTGGCTGCGCCTGTCTCAGTCTGCCCTTAGTCTATGTCACTCTGTCCGCCATCGTCCGCGCGCCGCTGCACGTTTGGAAATGGTCTTTCGAAATGCCCCGCCTGAAGCTCGCATTGGGCCAGGTCATCATCGGAACGGTGAATTTCATCTTCGTCGCAGCCTGCCTGCATCAGATGCTGGCCGTGCAGGGCCAGGCGAGCTACGTGCAGACGGCCACGGCCTACGTGCTTGCCAATATCGCTGTCCTCGTTACCCATGTGCCTGGCGGTCTAGGCGTCATCGAGGCCACGGTCGGCTATGTCCTGCCCGGCGCCGCCTCGATAGGGGCACTGGTGGCCTTCAGGGTGATTTATTTTCTGATTCCGCTGCTGATCGGCCTGCCGGTCTTCGCGATCAGCGAAGTCGTCATTCCGAAGCCAAAACAGCTACCGTCGGAAGATCGCTCTCAACAGTCGGCTCATGCGCAGACGCAGCTTCTGTAG
- a CDS encoding DUF2160 domain-containing protein, protein MNFSWMAWTLPTALFFLTILVLLIGMSVWEYFAPGGSPRVGVLRFETTRGDRLFISLLGAAFIHLAWLGLVGPNLWWALALAVVYAIGVFRYA, encoded by the coding sequence ATGAACTTTTCCTGGATGGCGTGGACGCTGCCCACGGCACTGTTCTTCCTGACGATCCTCGTGCTTTTGATCGGCATGAGCGTGTGGGAATATTTCGCGCCGGGGGGCTCGCCGCGGGTCGGCGTGCTGCGTTTCGAAACGACGCGCGGTGACCGGCTCTTCATTTCGCTGCTCGGTGCAGCATTCATTCATCTCGCATGGCTGGGCCTTGTCGGGCCCAACCTGTGGTGGGCTCTTGCCCTCGCCGTAGTCTACGCCATCGGCGTGTTCCGCTACGCGTGA
- a CDS encoding carbohydrate ABC transporter permease, producing the protein MNTVATPEINLTSERKIGNSIRSRLQDVLPKIVLAPSFAVTVIFVYGFIVWTAYLSFTNSKTFPSYVLTGPRAYQRLWRWTFETDPPSSWYTSITNMGIFGFLYVGICLALGLFLAILLDQKIRGEGLLRPIYLYPMALSFIVTGVAWKWFLDPGLGLEQTLHQWGWTSFHFDWIKNKDFVIYTVVIAGVWQASGFVMAMFLAGLRGIDGEIMKAAQIDGATTFQLYRRIVIPMLRPVFLSAFIVLAHMAIKSYDLVVALTSGGPGGSAWLPSNFMYEYTFKRNEMAVGSASAIIMLMTISAIIVPYLYSELREKAR; encoded by the coding sequence ATGAACACTGTCGCGACCCCCGAGATCAACCTGACGTCGGAACGCAAAATAGGCAATTCCATCCGCTCCCGCCTGCAGGATGTCCTGCCCAAGATCGTGCTGGCGCCGAGTTTCGCCGTCACTGTGATCTTTGTTTATGGTTTCATCGTCTGGACCGCCTATCTGTCCTTCACCAATTCCAAGACATTCCCATCCTATGTGCTGACAGGACCGCGCGCCTATCAAAGGCTATGGCGCTGGACGTTTGAGACCGATCCGCCGTCGAGCTGGTACACCTCGATTACCAATATGGGAATTTTCGGCTTTCTCTATGTCGGAATTTGTCTCGCACTCGGCCTGTTCCTGGCAATTCTGCTTGACCAGAAGATCCGCGGCGAGGGGTTGCTGCGGCCGATCTACCTCTATCCGATGGCGCTTTCCTTCATTGTTACGGGCGTTGCCTGGAAGTGGTTTCTTGATCCGGGCCTCGGCCTTGAGCAGACACTGCATCAATGGGGATGGACGAGCTTCCATTTCGATTGGATCAAGAACAAGGACTTCGTCATCTACACCGTGGTGATCGCCGGCGTCTGGCAGGCTTCCGGTTTCGTCATGGCGATGTTTCTCGCGGGTCTGCGTGGCATCGACGGCGAGATCATGAAAGCCGCCCAGATCGACGGGGCAACGACCTTTCAGCTCTACAGGCGCATCGTCATCCCGATGCTGCGACCGGTCTTCCTGTCGGCCTTCATCGTACTCGCCCATATGGCGATCAAGTCCTATGACCTGGTCGTCGCGCTGACGAGTGGCGGTCCCGGTGGCTCGGCCTGGCTGCCTTCCAATTTCATGTATGAATACACCTTCAAGCGAAACGAAATGGCTGTCGGTTCGGCGAGCGCAATCATCATGCTGATGACGATCTCGGCGATCATCGTGCCCTATCTCTACTCCGAACTGAGGGAGAAGGCGCGATGA